Proteins found in one Agaribacterium sp. ZY112 genomic segment:
- the glnA gene encoding glutamate--ammonia ligase, producing MSEKTLNLIKESEARWVDLRFTDTKGKEQHVTIPVSEVGESFFEEGKMFDGSSIAGWKGINESDMILMPDDEASLLDPFSDEPTVIVRCNIVEPTTGQGYERDPRSIAARAEEYLKSTGLGDAAYFGPEPEFFVFDDIKWGSDMSGCFYKISSEEAAWSSERAFDDGNMGHRPGVKGGYFPVPPVDSLQDIRGSMCNAMEEMGLEIEVHHHEVGTAGQCEIGVGANTLVKKADEVQVLKYCVHNVAHAYGKTATFMPKPIVGDNGSGMHVHQSFVKDGVNQFAGDVYAGLSETALFYVGGIIKHAKALNAFCNASTNSYKRLVPGFEAPVILAYSARNRSASIRIPYVVSAKGKRIETRFPDPTANPYLCFAALLMAGLDGVKNKIHPGDAADKDLYDLPAEELAEYPTVAASLEEALAALDADREFLTAGGVFTDDAIDAYIALKEEEVEKLNMTTHPVEFDMYYSV from the coding sequence ATGTCAGAGAAAACTCTGAATTTGATCAAAGAGAGCGAAGCCCGCTGGGTTGACCTGCGCTTCACCGATACTAAAGGTAAAGAGCAACACGTAACCATCCCTGTTTCTGAAGTAGGCGAGAGCTTCTTCGAAGAAGGCAAAATGTTCGACGGCTCTTCAATTGCCGGCTGGAAAGGCATTAACGAATCAGACATGATTCTTATGCCAGACGACGAAGCGTCATTGCTTGACCCTTTCAGTGATGAGCCTACTGTTATCGTTCGTTGTAACATCGTTGAGCCAACCACTGGCCAAGGTTACGAGCGTGACCCACGTTCAATCGCAGCTCGCGCTGAAGAGTACTTGAAGTCAACTGGTCTTGGCGACGCAGCTTACTTCGGTCCTGAACCTGAGTTCTTCGTATTTGACGACATCAAGTGGGGCTCAGACATGAGCGGCTGCTTCTACAAAATCTCTTCTGAAGAAGCTGCTTGGTCTTCAGAGCGTGCTTTCGACGACGGCAACATGGGTCACCGCCCAGGTGTTAAAGGCGGTTACTTCCCAGTACCTCCAGTCGACAGCCTTCAAGACATCCGTGGCTCTATGTGTAACGCTATGGAAGAAATGGGTCTTGAGATTGAAGTTCACCACCACGAAGTTGGTACTGCTGGTCAGTGTGAAATCGGTGTTGGCGCTAACACTCTAGTTAAGAAAGCTGATGAAGTTCAGGTTCTTAAGTACTGTGTACACAACGTTGCTCACGCTTACGGCAAAACAGCGACTTTCATGCCTAAGCCTATCGTTGGCGACAACGGTTCTGGTATGCACGTTCACCAGTCTTTCGTTAAAGACGGTGTTAACCAGTTCGCTGGTGACGTTTACGCCGGCCTAAGTGAAACTGCTTTGTTCTACGTTGGTGGTATCATCAAGCACGCTAAAGCGCTTAACGCTTTCTGTAACGCTTCTACCAACTCATACAAGCGCTTGGTTCCAGGCTTCGAAGCTCCAGTAATTCTTGCTTACTCTGCTCGTAACCGTTCTGCTTCTATCCGTATTCCTTACGTTGTATCTGCTAAAGGTAAGCGTATCGAGACTCGCTTCCCTGATCCAACAGCTAACCCATACTTGTGTTTCGCTGCTTTGTTGATGGCTGGTCTTGACGGTGTTAAGAACAAAATCCACCCTGGCGACGCAGCAGACAAAGATCTTTACGACCTTCCTGCTGAAGAGCTTGCTGAGTACCCAACTGTTGCTGCTTCACTTGAAGAAGCATTGGCTGCTCTTGACGCGGACCGTGAGTTCTTGACTGCTGGTGGTGTATTCACCGACGACGCTATCGACGCTTACATCGCGTTGAAAGAAGAAGAAGTTGAGAAACTTAACATGACAACTCACCCAGTTGAGTTCGACATGTACTACAGCGTTTAA
- a CDS encoding TRM11 family methyltransferase has protein sequence MNRLALQISPEAKQAYFANYLQVAERELKQLLGEGLSYKLWQCASLEFFIISAEEGLDLQRLKRLSFVQGLYELVGEALIPLAQDDGFLLHDDFVFGSKYKGKTNERLTQLLINVALAELDYQSGQKLKLLDPMCGRGTTLLWAMRYGLNAKGIEQDVKALEDVRRNVKKWSKLHRQKHKLSEGFVNQKNKKNTGKFLEFSAHDSSARLIIGDSADALQLLSQEKFDLLVSDIPYGVQHLSSDGSRNPIDVLEKCADVWRQCMKKNAVLVLSFNALNPKRSLLKTVFEHAGFELKEFDVAHRMSESILRDVCMFRLK, from the coding sequence ATGAATAGACTTGCGTTACAGATATCTCCAGAGGCTAAGCAAGCGTACTTCGCCAACTATCTACAAGTTGCAGAGAGGGAGTTGAAGCAATTACTAGGTGAGGGTTTGAGCTACAAGTTGTGGCAGTGTGCTTCACTCGAATTCTTTATTATTTCAGCCGAAGAGGGCTTGGACTTACAGCGTCTTAAGCGTCTTAGCTTTGTACAGGGGCTTTATGAATTAGTGGGGGAAGCCTTAATTCCTCTGGCCCAAGACGATGGTTTTTTGCTGCATGATGACTTTGTATTTGGAAGTAAGTACAAAGGTAAAACCAATGAGCGTTTAACGCAGTTACTCATTAATGTTGCCTTAGCTGAGTTAGATTACCAGTCAGGACAGAAGCTCAAGTTGCTAGACCCGATGTGTGGTCGAGGCACGACATTGTTATGGGCTATGCGCTACGGTTTAAATGCCAAGGGTATAGAGCAAGATGTTAAGGCCTTAGAGGATGTGCGCCGTAACGTGAAAAAATGGTCGAAGTTACATCGCCAAAAGCATAAGTTGAGTGAAGGTTTTGTTAATCAAAAAAATAAGAAAAATACCGGAAAGTTCTTAGAGTTTTCTGCTCATGATTCTAGCGCACGCCTTATTATTGGTGATTCAGCTGATGCCTTGCAGTTGTTAAGCCAAGAAAAGTTTGACTTGCTTGTGAGTGATATTCCCTACGGTGTTCAACATCTCAGTTCGGATGGCAGCCGCAACCCTATTGATGTACTTGAAAAGTGCGCAGATGTTTGGCGTCAGTGCATGAAAAAGAACGCTGTCTTGGTGCTGTCTTTTAATGCTTTAAATCCTAAACGATCGTTATTAAAAACAGTATTTGAACATGCCGGTTTTGAGCTTAAGGAGTTTGATGTTGCTCATCGCATGAGCGAGTCTATTTTAAGGGATGTATGTATGTTTAGGTTGAAATAA
- the ntrC gene encoding nitrogen regulation protein NR(I): MRKANKVWIIDDDRSIRWVLEKALQQSRIEIESFDSGDAALRRLAIAQPDAIISDVRMPGIDGLSMLSKIHESHPNLPIIIMTAHSDLDSAVSAYQGGAFEYLPKPFDVDEAVAVTQRALAHADEQAGESIEAPVAEATEIIGEAPAMQEVFRAIGRLSQSNITVLINGESGTGKELVARALHNHSPRKDGPFIALNMAAIPQELIESELFGHEKGAFTGAGAQRVGRFQQSDGGTLFLDEIGDMPAETQTRLLRVLADGEFYRVGGHTPVKVDVRIIAATHQDLEGLVEKNQFREDLFHRLNVIRIHLPKLANRREDIPRLAQHFLHRAAAELGVEPKILTAESEDYLAGLGWPGNVRQLENTCRWITVMASGREVHIQDLPPELKTSKSDEAPTGDWDKALRHWADQALGRGESDILSGAVPTFEKALIETALKHTAGRKRDAANLLGWGRNTLTRKLKELGMSTANEE; the protein is encoded by the coding sequence ATGCGTAAGGCAAATAAAGTTTGGATCATAGACGACGACAGATCGATACGCTGGGTGCTTGAAAAAGCCCTTCAGCAAAGTCGCATTGAAATTGAAAGCTTTGACTCAGGTGACGCCGCCTTACGCCGCCTAGCTATTGCACAGCCAGATGCGATTATTAGTGACGTGCGTATGCCCGGCATCGATGGCCTCAGCATGCTAAGCAAGATTCACGAAAGCCATCCTAACCTGCCTATTATCATCATGACTGCGCATAGTGATTTAGACAGTGCCGTATCGGCCTACCAAGGCGGGGCATTTGAATATTTACCTAAACCTTTTGATGTTGACGAAGCCGTTGCCGTTACTCAACGCGCCCTAGCCCATGCTGATGAGCAAGCAGGCGAAAGCATTGAAGCCCCCGTTGCTGAAGCAACGGAAATTATTGGTGAAGCGCCTGCCATGCAGGAAGTGTTTCGCGCAATTGGCCGCTTAAGCCAAAGTAATATCACTGTATTAATTAATGGTGAAAGTGGTACAGGTAAAGAGCTCGTTGCTCGCGCCTTACATAATCACAGTCCTCGTAAAGACGGCCCCTTCATTGCTCTAAATATGGCGGCTATTCCACAAGAACTTATTGAGAGTGAATTATTTGGTCACGAAAAAGGAGCTTTTACCGGTGCTGGCGCACAGCGTGTAGGCCGTTTTCAACAAAGTGACGGAGGCACCTTATTTTTAGACGAAATTGGTGATATGCCTGCCGAAACTCAAACCCGATTGTTACGAGTGTTGGCCGACGGTGAATTTTACCGCGTTGGTGGCCACACCCCTGTAAAAGTAGATGTACGAATTATTGCAGCGACTCATCAAGACCTAGAGGGCTTAGTCGAGAAAAATCAGTTCCGAGAAGATCTTTTCCACCGCTTAAATGTCATTCGTATTCACTTACCTAAGCTGGCAAATCGACGTGAAGACATTCCTCGCTTAGCCCAACACTTTTTACATAGAGCAGCAGCAGAACTAGGCGTTGAACCCAAAATCCTTACTGCCGAGAGCGAAGACTATCTTGCAGGCCTTGGCTGGCCGGGCAACGTCAGGCAGCTCGAAAACACCTGCCGCTGGATTACTGTTATGGCTTCTGGTCGCGAAGTCCATATCCAAGATTTACCACCAGAATTAAAAACCAGTAAAAGTGACGAAGCCCCCACAGGTGATTGGGATAAAGCTCTTAGACACTGGGCCGACCAAGCATTGGGGCGTGGTGAAAGCGACATTCTAAGCGGAGCAGTACCCACCTTTGAGAAAGCATTAATTGAAACTGCACTTAAACATACGGCAGGCCGTAAACGCGATGCCGCCAATCTACTAGGCTGGGGCCGAAATACGCTAACGAGAAAGCTAAAAGAATTAGGCATGAGCACAGCCAACGAGGAATAA
- a CDS encoding phospholipase D family protein: protein MRTSQYLIFRLSSLLLSLLLTSCANLPENNQQVPSTAISYDESSETTLAKSVNERRKQQQASDELTGMLLLDNGLDAMVARIALVRLAERSLDVQYYLYHSDLSGSLLTYELWHAAERGVRVRLLLDDMDMAGKDKNLAVLNKHPNIEIRLFNPFIRGKNRTTQFITRFGSVTRRAHNKALIADNQVAIIGGRNIGDEYFDANANMAFGDLDVTLTNPGAQQVSEEFDLYWNNQLAYPISTLSKYQASEDDLLEAQKKVEAFAVKNKDNVYFKSLANSGILKRTKAGENNYHWGEVDILYDNPDKISSDRDKTEYHLAPKLLPHIESVQHQLLVISPYFVPGKEGVEFFSDLEQRGVDVKILTNSLTSNDVPAVHAGYSRYRKKLLKAGIELYELDKTLLERNYQREKSSTTREGVKGSQASLHAKYFVMDKSHAFIGSLNLDPRSVVENTEIGAVIISEQLANYLANSFDERIDSVAFKLSLEDNKIHWERKTENGSTLEFDKEPYSTWWDRFSIGFMRLLPGESQL, encoded by the coding sequence ATGCGCACTAGTCAGTACCTGATCTTCCGACTTAGCTCTTTATTGTTAAGCCTGCTACTAACTTCTTGCGCTAACTTGCCTGAAAACAACCAACAAGTTCCCAGCACAGCAATAAGCTATGATGAAAGCTCTGAAACAACACTTGCTAAAAGCGTAAACGAAAGACGTAAACAGCAACAAGCCAGTGACGAACTTACAGGCATGCTATTACTCGATAATGGTTTAGATGCCATGGTCGCACGCATAGCTTTAGTTCGGCTCGCTGAACGTAGCTTAGACGTTCAATATTATCTTTATCACAGCGACTTAAGTGGCAGTTTATTAACCTATGAACTATGGCATGCAGCTGAACGAGGAGTTCGTGTTCGTTTATTATTAGACGACATGGACATGGCAGGTAAGGACAAAAACCTTGCCGTGCTCAACAAGCACCCCAATATAGAAATACGCTTATTTAATCCATTCATTCGCGGTAAAAACCGCACCACTCAATTTATTACTCGGTTTGGCTCTGTCACCCGCCGCGCTCATAACAAAGCCCTTATCGCAGACAATCAAGTAGCTATTATTGGTGGACGCAATATTGGCGATGAATACTTTGATGCCAATGCCAATATGGCTTTTGGAGATTTAGATGTCACTCTAACCAACCCCGGCGCACAGCAAGTCAGTGAAGAGTTTGACCTTTACTGGAATAACCAACTTGCCTATCCAATTAGCACATTAAGTAAGTACCAAGCGAGCGAAGATGACTTACTTGAGGCGCAAAAAAAGGTAGAAGCATTTGCTGTTAAAAATAAAGACAATGTTTATTTTAAAAGCCTAGCTAACAGCGGAATCCTCAAACGAACCAAAGCAGGGGAAAACAATTACCACTGGGGAGAAGTTGATATCCTTTATGACAACCCAGATAAAATCTCATCAGATCGAGATAAAACCGAATACCATCTTGCCCCGAAATTATTACCTCATATCGAATCTGTTCAACATCAACTACTGGTCATCTCGCCCTATTTTGTTCCAGGTAAAGAAGGTGTTGAATTTTTTAGTGATTTAGAACAACGAGGCGTGGATGTAAAGATTCTTACCAACTCTTTAACCTCCAACGACGTACCAGCCGTTCACGCTGGCTATTCCCGCTACCGAAAAAAGCTACTTAAAGCAGGTATAGAGCTCTACGAACTAGATAAAACCTTATTAGAACGAAATTATCAAAGAGAAAAGAGTAGCACTACCCGTGAAGGGGTAAAAGGTTCACAAGCCAGCCTACATGCAAAATATTTTGTTATGGATAAGAGCCACGCCTTTATAGGCTCGCTAAACTTAGACCCTCGATCCGTAGTTGAAAACACAGAAATTGGCGCAGTCATTATATCCGAACAACTAGCAAACTATCTTGCCAACAGCTTTGATGAGCGTATCGACAGCGTCGCTTTTAAACTCAGCTTAGAAGACAATAAAATTCACTGGGAAAGAAAAACAGAAAACGGTTCCACTTTAGAGTTCGACAAAGAGCCCTACAGCACATGGTGGGATAGGTTTAGCATTGGTTTTATGCGGCTACTACCTGGCGAATCACAACTTTAA
- a CDS encoding SelT/SelW/SelH family protein, protein MANRVEIHYCRLCQWLLRSSWMAQELLTTFTEEIDEMVLKPGTGGVFQIRVNEQLVWDRKVDGGFPDVKQLKQCIRDVIAPERGLGHLDKKG, encoded by the coding sequence ATGGCAAATAGGGTGGAGATACATTATTGCCGTTTGTGTCAGTGGTTGTTACGCAGTTCTTGGATGGCTCAGGAGCTCTTAACGACGTTTACGGAAGAGATCGATGAGATGGTGCTAAAGCCCGGTACAGGTGGAGTGTTTCAGATTAGAGTAAATGAGCAACTAGTATGGGACAGGAAAGTAGATGGCGGTTTTCCAGATGTTAAACAGTTAAAACAATGTATTCGTGATGTCATTGCTCCTGAGCGTGGACTTGGGCATTTAGATAAAAAAGGATAG
- the glnL gene encoding nitrogen regulation protein NR(II): MQNVHFDKVLDNLLTAIVVMDANLNIQYINAAAENLLSVSGMHTHGKNFNDYFCENDDTPYSIQDALKRGVNFTKRRARWQLSNAREMTVDYTVTPDADDGFVVLEAHPLDRLLRISRDEAWIASQETTNNMVRSMAHEIKNPLGGIRGAAQLLSRELSGHDLDEFTKIIIDETDRLRRLTDRMLGPNKPVAHKPINIHEILEHIVSVARLDAPEHIQIIKDYDPSIPDLLGDKEQLIQAILNIVNNAVQALSENNIEHGCVNLKTRIRRRFTIGRKNHQLIAELSVIDNGPGIPPELIEDIFFPMITGRAEGTGLGLAISQNLITRHEGLIECSSVPGKTEFKMYLPLGNTNA; encoded by the coding sequence ATGCAAAACGTCCATTTCGATAAAGTATTAGACAACCTACTGACTGCCATTGTGGTCATGGATGCCAACCTGAACATCCAGTACATCAATGCTGCGGCCGAAAATCTGCTTAGTGTCAGCGGCATGCACACGCATGGTAAAAACTTTAATGATTACTTTTGCGAAAACGACGACACACCTTATAGCATTCAAGACGCTCTTAAACGTGGGGTAAATTTCACTAAGCGCCGCGCCCGCTGGCAACTAAGTAATGCCCGTGAAATGACCGTTGACTACACTGTTACTCCCGATGCCGATGATGGCTTTGTGGTACTCGAAGCTCACCCCTTAGATCGTTTATTACGTATCAGTCGCGACGAAGCGTGGATTGCATCTCAAGAAACCACCAATAATATGGTGCGTTCGATGGCCCACGAAATTAAAAACCCACTAGGAGGCATTCGTGGAGCAGCACAGCTCTTATCTCGCGAATTAAGCGGTCACGATCTAGACGAGTTCACCAAAATTATTATTGATGAAACCGATAGACTACGACGCTTAACCGACCGCATGCTTGGACCAAACAAGCCTGTTGCCCATAAGCCCATTAATATCCATGAAATCCTTGAGCACATTGTTTCAGTTGCCCGCTTAGACGCACCTGAACACATTCAGATTATTAAAGATTATGACCCTAGTATTCCCGATCTTCTCGGTGACAAGGAACAATTAATCCAAGCTATTTTGAATATCGTCAATAATGCTGTTCAAGCACTCAGCGAGAATAATATTGAACATGGCTGCGTAAACTTAAAAACACGAATACGCCGCCGCTTTACCATCGGCCGTAAAAACCATCAGCTAATAGCCGAGCTCAGTGTTATTGATAATGGTCCAGGTATTCCACCTGAACTTATCGAAGATATCTTCTTTCCGATGATTACCGGCCGAGCAGAAGGCACAGGACTCGGCTTAGCCATTTCACAGAACCTAATTACCCGTCATGAAGGCTTGATCGAATGCTCAAGTGTTCCCGGCAAAACAGAATTTAAGATGTACCTACCTTTGGGAAATACAAATGCGTAA
- a CDS encoding MBL fold metallo-hydrolase → MKALLVIAAITIGVVLMTSPQLTFTEEQRVWNKQQSKQWLNGRFHNTKTAEMSSLWEMTKGHFRQPNIDTNPDAAIPVESISPVQLANLDPDESSLFRLGHSSILLHMNEQFILIDPVFSERASPLSFLGPKRFHQPPIEMEALPYIDALIISHNHYDHLDKASIKALRHKVGQFFVPLGLGQTLKKWGVETNKITELDWWQSAYSKTIKLTATPAQHFSGRSITDRDKTLWASWSIEGSNKIFFSGDSGYFEGFKEIGERLGPFDISLMETGAYNELWQGVHMMPEQSIQAHLDVRASYFLPIHNGTFKLSFHPWYDPFDQALSLSEQYNVNLLTPRIGQHVSVQQPKMQDRWWQALKNKPQDR, encoded by the coding sequence ATGAAGGCCTTACTAGTTATCGCTGCCATCACAATTGGAGTTGTACTTATGACAAGCCCCCAGCTCACTTTCACAGAAGAACAAAGAGTGTGGAACAAACAGCAGTCGAAGCAGTGGCTTAACGGCCGTTTTCACAACACTAAGACCGCTGAAATGAGCAGCTTATGGGAAATGACCAAAGGTCACTTTCGCCAGCCTAATATTGATACCAACCCCGATGCGGCCATACCTGTCGAAAGCATCAGCCCTGTGCAACTTGCTAATTTAGACCCTGACGAGAGCAGCCTATTTAGGCTGGGGCACAGCAGTATTTTGCTACATATGAACGAGCAATTTATCTTAATCGACCCCGTATTTAGCGAGCGCGCCTCCCCCCTATCTTTCCTTGGTCCTAAACGCTTTCACCAACCGCCAATTGAAATGGAAGCACTGCCATATATCGACGCCTTAATTATTTCCCACAATCATTACGACCACCTCGATAAAGCCAGTATCAAAGCCCTGCGACACAAAGTTGGTCAGTTCTTTGTACCACTAGGCCTTGGTCAAACATTAAAGAAGTGGGGAGTTGAAACCAATAAAATCACCGAGCTGGACTGGTGGCAAAGCGCCTATAGCAAGACGATTAAACTAACGGCAACTCCAGCTCAACACTTCTCAGGCCGAAGCATCACCGATAGAGACAAGACCCTTTGGGCTTCTTGGTCTATTGAAGGTAGTAATAAGATTTTCTTCAGCGGCGACAGTGGCTATTTTGAAGGCTTTAAAGAAATAGGGGAACGCCTGGGGCCTTTTGATATAAGCCTTATGGAAACAGGGGCTTACAATGAACTTTGGCAAGGTGTGCATATGATGCCCGAGCAAAGTATCCAAGCTCACTTGGATGTCAGGGCAAGCTATTTTTTACCCATACATAACGGCACATTCAAGTTAAGTTTTCACCCTTGGTATGATCCTTTTGATCAGGCGCTCTCACTGAGCGAGCAATACAATGTGAACTTACTGACACCACGAATAGGCCAACACGTTTCAGTACAGCAACCCAAAATGCAAGATCGATGGTGGCAAGCATTAAAAAACAAACCTCAAGATAGGTAA
- a CDS encoding DUF4124 domain-containing protein, which yields MKNLLMPFAFFSALSCAQASTQVHAQVYESTDKQGVTSFSDQASKGAQERQIQPSNMADAPTINNRADSKPNDKALEAPYINISEPTDGSQIPPSVQELTFTWQSNVAKEEIARIQLWMDHRVVAETTSTKSISLPLALPQRGQRHFHIHVLDEQGNTITQSKNISLHILRAGQGKAR from the coding sequence ATGAAAAACCTGCTTATGCCTTTTGCTTTTTTTAGTGCACTGAGCTGCGCTCAAGCCTCCACCCAAGTGCATGCCCAAGTATATGAAAGCACTGACAAACAAGGAGTAACGAGCTTTAGTGATCAGGCGAGCAAAGGCGCACAAGAACGACAAATTCAACCTAGCAATATGGCTGATGCACCTACGATCAATAACAGGGCAGACAGTAAACCAAACGATAAAGCTCTAGAAGCGCCTTATATAAATATCAGTGAACCCACTGATGGCAGCCAAATTCCACCCTCTGTACAAGAGCTTACATTCACTTGGCAAAGCAATGTTGCCAAAGAAGAGATAGCGCGCATACAACTATGGATGGATCATCGAGTTGTTGCCGAGACCACATCCACAAAAAGCATCAGTCTGCCTTTAGCACTACCCCAGCGTGGACAGCGCCATTTTCATATACATGTGCTCGATGAGCAGGGTAATACCATTACCCAAAGTAAGAATATTAGCTTGCATATACTTCGCGCAGGACAAGGTAAAGCACGCTAA
- a CDS encoding TetR/AcrR family transcriptional regulator gives MKRTELKHQAIVDAAIALFLEQGYGKTRVDDIAAKAEVSKRTVYKHFENKEALFFHILESMMLLFDEHGVVVDEDSDFSEQLVQLLLGKINMLCNPDLINISKIVLAATLNNDVDLSEVQNKLNKPEGALLVFLQKALKEGLLKAESAEELESWLVATIKGRLFWPQLLQYRSAPSDAEKYDLAKQLSRLFLYEFAG, from the coding sequence ATGAAGCGAACAGAACTTAAACATCAGGCTATTGTTGATGCGGCTATCGCTCTTTTTTTAGAGCAAGGTTATGGCAAAACCCGTGTAGATGACATTGCGGCTAAAGCTGAAGTAAGTAAGCGCACCGTGTATAAGCATTTTGAAAATAAAGAGGCTCTATTCTTCCATATCTTAGAATCTATGATGCTTTTATTTGATGAACATGGTGTCGTAGTTGATGAAGATAGTGATTTTTCTGAACAGCTGGTGCAGCTGTTGCTGGGGAAAATTAATATGCTTTGTAATCCTGATTTAATCAATATAAGTAAGATTGTATTAGCGGCCACTTTAAATAATGATGTTGACTTGTCTGAGGTTCAAAATAAGCTAAATAAACCTGAAGGTGCTTTGCTTGTTTTTTTGCAGAAGGCCTTGAAAGAGGGGCTATTAAAAGCTGAAAGCGCTGAGGAACTTGAATCTTGGCTGGTTGCAACGATTAAAGGACGACTATTTTGGCCTCAGTTATTACAATATCGATCAGCTCCTTCGGATGCAGAAAAGTACGATTTAGCTAAACAATTAAGTCGCTTATTCTTATATGAGTTTGCTGGGTAA